GCCTTTCCGCCGAAAATAGTTTGGTAGAGCAAAGTGAAATGCTCGTCAAGGTCAAAATTAACAGAAGGAAGGTTGTTCTTGGTGAGCGCATTGAATTGTAGGTTCTAAAAAAGGTGACTTGAAATAAAGTTAACCAATCTACCAATGATAGCTTGGTAAATATAGCTGTTTGTAGCTTAAATTTGATTCGTCAGACAAGCAAAAGGGAAAGAGTTGCCCCGGGGGTAAAAATCGTGAATTTCGTAATATTCCAATCCTCAAAAACCACCGAATATGAAAAAATTCTTAACTTGGTGGTGATTTGTTGTGGTCGTTTCTCCAACTCTTAAAGCAAAACATTACCCATGAAGCACTTAATTGTTCCGATAGATTTCTCAAAGGAATCCTTGAACGGATTGAAGTTTGCCGTGATGCTTTCAAAGAAAATGGCGTGCCATATTCAAATGGTTTTTGTTCAGGAAAAGGTGAAAGATTATGCACGCTACAGCTTGGTGGAGGAGCGTCAGGATGCCAAAAAGAAGTTCGACAAGTTGGTTTTAGAATATTCACCCAAGCTGGGCCATCACAGCCGTTTGAGTTACATAGTTAAGAAGGGGAAAGTATATAAGGAGGTGGTTGGGCAAGTGGAGGCTTTCGACGATTCTATGGTGGTATGCTCCACCCACGGAGCATCCGGCTTTGAGGCTCTCTTTATTGGCAGCAATGCCTTCCGAATAGTAACCGCAACCGATCGACCAGTTATCACCATTCGTCATGGCTGTTGTCACAAGGATATTAAGCGTATTGTAATGCCCATTGATATTACCGCTGACTCGCGCCAAAAAGTTCCATTAACGGCTGAGCTAGCCACAATTTTTGGTGCCGAAATACACGTGGTAGGTGTTGCCAGCCTCAGTTCGGAAGAGATCGAGACTAAAATAAAGGCATATACCCATCAGGTACATGAATTTCTGGAGGCTAACAAAATTCCTGTTACGGTGGAGTTTATTAAGGGCGATAATATTACTGATGTTATTATTGACTATGCCAAGCAGGTTGATGCCGACCTGATTAGCATAATGAGCGAGCAGTCCGTGAACCTTAGCAACTTTGTGCTAGGGAGCTACGCTCAGCAAATGCTCAACAAGGCGCCAGTTCCGGTATTGATTGTTCACCCCAAGGAGGTATTTGTGATGGGGAGCTTTAGAACACAGGGAATCCTTTACTAGTTCAATTTGGTAATAAATGCATCGGGGTACTCTCTTTTTAAAGCAAGGAGCAGTTCTTTAGCCTTTTCTTCGGTTGGTAATTCACCCACGAGCACCCGATAAACTTGCCGTTCCTTTACAGTTACCACTTGCACCAAGAGGTGCTGGTTATACCGCTGCTTAACATGGTCGGCTAGTCGTATAAAGTTGGCCGCCTCGCCAAAACTTCCAATCTGAACTGCCCAGCCTGTGTGTTTTGCCGGAGTTACCTCAACATCGAAAAACTCATAGCCCTCACCCGATGGGGTAGCCTTTGTGGTTGTATCCGTTGGCTGCTGGGTCACCGTTTCCACCCGCACCATGGCGGTGCCAGCATCCACCATATCCAATCTTTTGGCTGCCGCTTCAGATAGGTCAATGATTCTGTTTTTTGAAAAAGGGCCACGGTCGTTAATTCTCACCACCACACTTTTCCCATTGGTAAGGTTGGTAACCTTTACCAACGTCCCAAATTCTAGCGTAGGATGAGCCGCAGTGAGCTTGTTCTTGGAAAATACCTCGCCACTGGCTGTGCGTTTTCCGTGGAAACCACTGCCATAGTAGGAGGCATTACCCTCTTGCACAAAGGCGGGTTGTCCTCTGGTTCCAAGGGTTACCATTAGGCCTGTTGCGCATAAAAGTAGAAGCCTGTGCATTTTTTGTTAGATAACTGTAGCTATAAAAATAGCAAAAGCCCGGATATCCACCGAGCTATTTCTGTTTTTACCCTTTTTGTGTTACACAATTAACGAATTCGGTATAGAATTCCAATAAAACCACCAAGACCAGTCTCCCTCGATTCCATTGGCATTCCAGTAAAAGCCGGGTTGTACAGATGGGCAAACCCCATGTAGTAACGGACCTCGGCCTGAAAGGAGAAGTGCTTGGTTCGAAAGGCAATGCCGGGACCGCCAGCCAAACCGTATTGGAACCGCCGGTCTATACCTTTTACAAATTCGTGGTTTTGAATGATAAAGGTGGAGTCACTGGTCGGGATCTCATCGGTACTCTTTAGAAGATAGCCGGCGTATGCTCCTATGTTGAAAAAAAGCGAAATGGATTTATAGCTGAATCGGACTTGGCCCAACAAGGGTAACTCTACCATTTGTTGCTGATGTTTGTAACCAAGGGAGTCTTTGTAGCCACGTTCGGTCATGGCAAACTCTGTTTGCATGCCTAAATACTTCTCTCCAAAAACGGTAAATACCAAGCCATAATTTTTAACGCTCGCGAGCGATGTTGACTTGATGACGGGCAAAAAGTTACGGTTGGTTGTCAAAAAGCCACCCCTGACCCCTACCTCTAGCTGAGAGAATG
This genomic interval from Williamwhitmania sp. contains the following:
- a CDS encoding universal stress protein, producing the protein MKHLIVPIDFSKESLNGLKFAVMLSKKMACHIQMVFVQEKVKDYARYSLVEERQDAKKKFDKLVLEYSPKLGHHSRLSYIVKKGKVYKEVVGQVEAFDDSMVVCSTHGASGFEALFIGSNAFRIVTATDRPVITIRHGCCHKDIKRIVMPIDITADSRQKVPLTAELATIFGAEIHVVGVASLSSEEIETKIKAYTHQVHEFLEANKIPVTVEFIKGDNITDVIIDYAKQVDADLISIMSEQSVNLSNFVLGSYAQQMLNKAPVPVLIVHPKEVFVMGSFRTQGILY
- a CDS encoding septal ring lytic transglycosylase RlpA family protein, with product MHRLLLLCATGLMVTLGTRGQPAFVQEGNASYYGSGFHGKRTASGEVFSKNKLTAAHPTLEFGTLVKVTNLTNGKSVVVRINDRGPFSKNRIIDLSEAAAKRLDMVDAGTAMVRVETVTQQPTDTTTKATPSGEGYEFFDVEVTPAKHTGWAVQIGSFGEAANFIRLADHVKQRYNQHLLVQVVTVKERQVYRVLVGELPTEEKAKELLLALKREYPDAFITKLN
- a CDS encoding porin family protein, whose translation is MTNKKQTLLLILMLACSIPAFSQLEVGVRGGFLTTNRNFLPVIKSTSLASVKNYGLVFTVFGEKYLGMQTEFAMTERGYKDSLGYKHQQQMVELPLLGQVRFSYKSISLFFNIGAYAGYLLKSTDEIPTSDSTFIIQNHEFVKGIDRRFQYGLAGGPGIAFRTKHFSFQAEVRYYMGFAHLYNPAFTGMPMESRETGLGGFIGILYRIR